Proteins encoded by one window of uncultured Draconibacterium sp.:
- a CDS encoding DUF1593 domain-containing protein has translation MKRCKYIIFLFAIFLSPNLLKASEPKKPRVIVMTDGEIDDRSSMVRFLFYTNELDVEAIIQTNSVHQHFGRSADKWLEIQLDAYEQVYPNLKVHDPEYPTADFLRSIAYVGDEDTTHLVVHNDSYKRVPGMEPEIDPANWADTPGSERIVEVLLKDDSRPVYFTTWGGSNTLARALYKLQTDYPEQYDEAVSKVILYSIWYQDGAGSYIEKYHPKATILLSHYFYKTWAYGSQTFTFPFIQQVQNNYGPLGALYPQPYVSEGDSPSFLYVLQNGLRSHENPTYGGWGGRFYKVEGYENLYRDAGEGDYWRWVEYANRDFQARLSWSITEKYEDANHYPTIKMIGSRDQTSRSGETVTIETEISDSDSIQLSELVRFYPFLTDTEEEQSDEELAESVSGWLPVDIVWQQFNEAGTYNGIVQFDIFDKEKIQFTAPDVCKPETIHIILQVTDRGKPRLTAFKRMIITVLPK, from the coding sequence ATGAAACGATGTAAATACATAATATTTCTATTTGCAATCTTTTTATCTCCAAACCTATTAAAAGCAAGTGAACCCAAAAAACCACGTGTAATTGTTATGACCGATGGCGAAATAGACGACCGCAGTTCTATGGTACGTTTTTTATTTTATACCAACGAACTGGATGTTGAGGCCATTATTCAAACCAACTCTGTACACCAGCATTTTGGTAGGAGTGCAGACAAATGGCTCGAAATACAGTTGGATGCTTACGAGCAGGTGTATCCCAATTTAAAAGTTCACGACCCGGAATATCCTACTGCTGATTTTTTAAGAAGTATTGCTTATGTTGGCGATGAAGATACAACGCACCTCGTAGTGCATAACGATTCGTACAAACGAGTACCCGGAATGGAACCTGAAATCGATCCTGCCAATTGGGCAGACACTCCCGGATCAGAAAGAATTGTAGAAGTCCTTCTGAAAGATGATTCGCGCCCCGTTTATTTTACAACCTGGGGCGGTTCAAATACATTAGCGCGGGCGTTATATAAATTACAAACCGATTATCCCGAACAATACGATGAAGCGGTTTCGAAAGTAATTCTTTACAGTATCTGGTACCAGGATGGTGCGGGAAGTTACATCGAGAAGTATCATCCCAAAGCAACCATCCTTTTGTCGCATTATTTTTATAAAACCTGGGCTTATGGAAGTCAAACTTTTACTTTCCCATTTATTCAACAGGTTCAGAATAATTACGGGCCACTCGGTGCGCTTTACCCGCAGCCCTATGTAAGCGAGGGCGATTCGCCATCGTTTTTGTACGTGCTGCAAAATGGATTGCGAAGTCACGAGAATCCCACTTACGGAGGTTGGGGAGGCCGTTTTTACAAAGTAGAAGGGTACGAAAACCTTTACCGCGATGCCGGTGAAGGCGATTATTGGCGATGGGTTGAGTATGCCAATCGCGATTTCCAGGCGAGGTTATCGTGGAGTATTACCGAAAAATACGAGGATGCAAACCATTATCCAACAATTAAGATGATTGGAAGCCGCGATCAAACGAGTCGCTCGGGCGAAACGGTTACCATCGAAACTGAAATTAGCGATAGTGATTCAATTCAACTGTCGGAACTGGTGCGCTTTTACCCCTTTCTTACCGATACAGAGGAGGAACAGAGCGATGAGGAACTGGCAGAAAGTGTATCGGGCTGGTTGCCGGTTGATATTGTGTGGCAGCAATTCAACGAAGCCGGAACCTACAACGGCATAGTGCAGTTTGATATTTTTGATAAAGAGAAAATTCAATTTACTGCACCTGATGTATGCAAACCCGAAACCATTCACATTATTCTTCAGGTAACCGACCGTGGAAAACCGCGCCTTACTGCCTTTAAGCGAATGATTATAACAGTATTACCAAAATAA